GGTGGCGTTGTAGACCGCCACGGTGATCCCGTGACCTGAGACCGTAGGCTCAGCGCTCGGCGGGTCGGTGGTTGCCCGGCGTTCGGGCCCGGCACGGCCGGTGTCCTTGCCGTGGACGGGGCGGTCGGCCTTCAGTGCTGCCCACAACTCTTCGGTGTCCGGATGCACAAGGGCGACGCGGGCGTGGTCGTAGCGCCAGGGGACGGTGACGAACTTGGTGTTGTGGAGATCGATGTCCTTCAGCGACATGGCGAAGGAGATCAGCTTGTCCGCCGTTCCCAGACCGGAGTCGACGGTCAGCGACTTGGTGGCGGCTTCCGCCAGGGGCAGCAGGCCGGCCGGAGTGAGCCCGACGCTCTTCACCTTCCTGATCAGGCTGGCCACGAACGCCTGCTGGCGCTTGATGCGCCCGATGTCGGAGCCGTCCCCGATGCCGTGCCGGATCCGCACGTAGTCCAGGGCTTGTTTCCCGGACAGGGTCTGCTCGCCCTTGTGCAGCAGAAGCCGGCCACGGGTGGCGCGACCCGGACTGAGATCCTTCTGATAGATGTCCTGCGGCACGCACACGGGCACCCCGCCGACCGCCTCGGTCATCCGGGCGAAGCCCTTGAAGTCGACGACGACCGTGTGGTCCACGCGCAGCCCGGTGAGCTGTTCGACGGTGTTCTGGGTGCAGGCGGGGTTGCCCCTGGTGGTCTGGCCGATCGAATAGGCAGCGTTGAACATGGTGTTGGCCCGTGCCTGCGTCCAGGACCCGTCCGGGAGCTGGCAGGGCGGGATCGTGACCAGCGCATCACGCGGGATCGACACCGCGAGGGCGTGCCGGTGGTCGGCGTAGACATGCAGGAGGAACGCGGTGTCGGAGCGGCCGATGTCGTCCCTGCTTCCACCGCCCAGCGCGTTGTTGCCGTTGACGCGACCGTCGGAGCCGATGACGAGGACGTTCTCCCCACCGCCCGTCGCTCCGGGGCGGTTGTTGGAGAGGCCGTCGCCGTCGAAGGTGTCGATGTTGCCGGTCAGGGTCAGGTAGATCCAGCCGACCCCTGCGGTGGCCAGGATCAGCAGGGAGAGGCCGGCGGTCATGGCCACTCTCCGGAGCCGGATGTCACGCCCGCGCCTGCGTACGGTGGTCCGTGAGCGTCCGCGATGCGACGGTGGAGACGCGGTTACGCGGTGGCCGTGCTTCCGCCGAGCCGGTGCCTGGTGGCTGATGGGCATGCGTGGGCCCCTCCTGGGCCGGGTTCTCGGGATGTCGTATGCGGAGGGTATGGCTCATCTCGCCCCGAAGTTCCACATTTGCGCAATATAGCAACCGATGGGGATGGTGAGGTGTTTTCACCCCCGCGCATCGTGAGGGTGACGAGACCTGCCTCGTCGCCTCGCCCCGCGGGAGAGCGGTTCCTTCGGTCCGGCAGGCCCATGACGCCTACACTGAGTAGGCGCGTGTGCGGTGGCTGTGACGTGGCGGACGGGAGAGGACTATGGCGCAGATCGTCGATGGCTTGGAGGATCTGTCCGCCGAGGTGCTCGCGGAGGCGGCCGCCGCCTTCGGGCTGTTGGCCTCGGCACCCCGACTGCACATCATGTGGGTGCTGTCCCAGAGCGAGAGCGACGTGAGTCGGCTCGCGGACCGGGTGGGCGGGGCGCTGCCCGCGGTCAGCCAGCACCTGTCGAAGCTGAAGCTCGCGGGTCTGGTCCGCTCCCGCCGCGCGGGTCGCCGGCAGATCTACCACATCGATGACCCCGACGTCGTCCTCGTCGTCCAGCTGATGGTCGGCCAGCTCGCCCGGCGTGCCGGGGAATCGTCAGGGCTGGTGGGGCAGTTGCGCAGGACCAGCGCCTAGGGTCACCCGGCCCTGCGGGAAGGCGCCGAGACGGCTGATAGCCGCTCTTCTCAATGGCATCCCGCGCTTCCCCGGCATCAGACATCAGCCGCTCCGGCTCCACCGTCAGCGCGGGCATCTTCAAGGGCCTGGGCCACGAGGGCTCC
The genomic region above belongs to Streptomyces sp. CG1 and contains:
- a CDS encoding LCP family protein, with the protein product MTAGLSLLILATAGVGWIYLTLTGNIDTFDGDGLSNNRPGATGGGENVLVIGSDGRVNGNNALGGGSRDDIGRSDTAFLLHVYADHRHALAVSIPRDALVTIPPCQLPDGSWTQARANTMFNAAYSIGQTTRGNPACTQNTVEQLTGLRVDHTVVVDFKGFARMTEAVGGVPVCVPQDIYQKDLSPGRATRGRLLLHKGEQTLSGKQALDYVRIRHGIGDGSDIGRIKRQQAFVASLIRKVKSVGLTPAGLLPLAEAATKSLTVDSGLGTADKLISFAMSLKDIDLHNTKFVTVPWRYDHARVALVHPDTEELWAALKADRPVHGKDTGRAGPERRATTDPPSAEPTVSGHGITVAVYNATRTNGLASTAARTLARHGFTVAGTGTATRRDQVVTIIQYAPPLSAQAEQVARLFPGARLQSVTAGGITVVLGQTSSTAVGPASPPHTRTPGPSNTRSADDALCSDLSYG
- a CDS encoding ArsR/SmtB family transcription factor, giving the protein MAQIVDGLEDLSAEVLAEAAAAFGLLASAPRLHIMWVLSQSESDVSRLADRVGGALPAVSQHLSKLKLAGLVRSRRAGRRQIYHIDDPDVVLVVQLMVGQLARRAGESSGLVGQLRRTSA